The following proteins are co-located in the Gemmatimonadota bacterium genome:
- a CDS encoding hydantoinase/oxoprolinase family protein, translated as MRIGFDIGGTFTDVIVVGDDGRLFTTKVLSLLDQVGEDIVRCVNEVDAQAQVEGFVHGTTIASNAVIEETTARTGLITTQGFRDELEMRGQRRPYIYDADWDRLPPLVPRSLRLEVQERILGNGRIERALDPAQARAVIDQHLAAGVETIAVCLVNSYLNPTHEQQLGRLIAEAAPDTVVCLSCDIHPEIREYERASTTVINASLIPVVDRYLDRLERHLS; from the coding sequence ATGCGTATAGGCTTTGATATTGGCGGAACCTTCACCGACGTTATTGTGGTTGGCGATGACGGACGCCTGTTCACCACAAAGGTGCTCTCGCTGCTCGATCAGGTGGGCGAAGATATCGTCCGCTGCGTCAATGAGGTCGATGCGCAGGCCCAGGTCGAGGGCTTTGTCCACGGCACGACCATTGCCTCGAACGCCGTCATCGAAGAGACCACCGCGCGGACCGGACTGATTACCACCCAGGGCTTTCGGGACGAACTCGAAATGCGCGGGCAGCGACGGCCCTATATCTATGACGCGGACTGGGACCGCCTGCCGCCTCTCGTGCCCCGTTCCCTGCGTTTGGAAGTCCAGGAGCGCATCCTGGGCAACGGCCGTATTGAGCGTGCGCTCGATCCGGCACAAGCCCGAGCGGTGATTGATCAGCATCTGGCCGCCGGAGTGGAAACGATAGCCGTCTGCCTGGTGAACTCCTATCTCAATCCCACGCACGAACAGCAGTTGGGACGTCTTATCGCTGAAGCGGCTCCGGATACGGTGGTGTGTCTGTCGTGCGATATCCACCCCGAGATTCGCGAGTACGAGCGCGCCAGTACGACCGTCATTAACGCCTCCCTGATTCCGGTCGTTGATCGCTATCTTGATCGACTGGAACGGCACCTCTCGG